A genomic window from Halogeometricum borinquense DSM 11551 includes:
- a CDS encoding NAD(P)/FAD-dependent oxidoreductase, with product MTLRVGIVGAGAAGVGAAYALRNADAEVTIVEKSRGVCGRAATRRKHDCYYDHGANYIKESDQRTESLIRDLGTDGVVDIEKPVWVFDESGEITEGDDGDSHKWTWTEGITQLAKRLLARTDAEVRRETRVESIVCDDSEATWSLIDTEGETHGPFDRLLLTPPAPQTAEILRATEWDGERLGDATAAVSDVSYRTIRTFVLHYPFREEYSWYGLVNVDKAHEVGWVSREECKDGHVPDGESLLIAQMSPEWSAERYDDPLAEAGDDAAALVAELLDDDRYADPDWVDDQGWRYALPNDGVDTDAVRATEDAGLFFAGDWVVGEGRVHHALWNGHEAAERIVGRAE from the coding sequence ATGACACTCAGAGTCGGTATCGTCGGTGCGGGTGCGGCCGGCGTCGGTGCGGCCTACGCCCTCCGCAACGCGGACGCCGAGGTGACCATCGTAGAGAAGAGTCGCGGCGTCTGCGGACGTGCTGCGACCCGGCGAAAACACGACTGCTACTACGACCACGGCGCGAATTACATCAAAGAATCCGACCAGCGTACCGAGTCGCTGATTCGTGACCTCGGAACCGATGGCGTAGTGGATATCGAAAAGCCCGTCTGGGTGTTCGATGAGAGCGGAGAGATTACCGAGGGCGACGACGGAGATTCACACAAGTGGACGTGGACGGAGGGAATCACTCAGTTGGCGAAGCGACTCCTGGCACGAACCGACGCTGAGGTACGTCGAGAAACTCGGGTTGAATCCATCGTCTGCGACGACTCGGAGGCGACGTGGTCACTCATCGACACAGAGGGAGAAACACACGGTCCGTTTGACCGCCTCCTTCTCACACCGCCCGCGCCACAGACGGCCGAGATTCTGCGAGCGACCGAGTGGGACGGCGAGAGGCTCGGAGACGCGACTGCCGCGGTTTCGGATGTCTCGTACCGGACCATTCGTACGTTCGTCCTTCATTACCCGTTCCGCGAGGAATACTCGTGGTACGGTCTCGTGAACGTGGACAAAGCGCACGAAGTCGGGTGGGTCTCGCGTGAGGAGTGCAAAGACGGTCACGTGCCCGACGGCGAGAGCCTTCTCATCGCACAGATGAGTCCCGAGTGGTCCGCAGAGCGCTACGACGACCCGCTGGCGGAAGCGGGCGACGACGCGGCCGCACTCGTCGCGGAACTGCTCGACGACGACAGATACGCCGACCCCGATTGGGTGGATGATCAAGGGTGGCGGTACGCGCTTCCGAACGACGGCGTCGATACCGACGCGGTTCGAGCGACGGAGGACGCGGGGCTGTTCTTTGCGGGTGACTGGGTAGTTGGCGAAGGCCGTGTGCATCACGCCCTCTGGAACGGCCACGAAGCGGCCGAGCGAATCGTCGGCAGAGCCGAGTGA
- a CDS encoding peptidylprolyl isomerase, with protein sequence MSNPTATLHTTRGDITVELFEERAPRTVENFIDLATGEKEWEDPETGETRTDSLYEGTIFHRIIDDFMIQGGDPEGTGRGGPGYTFDDEFHDELRHDSAGKLSMANRGPDTNGSQFFITLGAQPHLDDRHAVFGEVVEGMDVVEEIGSLPTDRNDKPMKDVEIESIDIDR encoded by the coding sequence ATGAGCAATCCGACTGCCACGCTCCACACCACCCGAGGCGACATCACGGTCGAACTGTTCGAAGAGCGCGCGCCGCGAACGGTCGAGAACTTCATCGACCTGGCGACGGGCGAGAAGGAGTGGGAGGACCCGGAGACGGGCGAGACGCGAACCGACTCGCTGTACGAGGGTACAATCTTCCACCGTATCATTGACGACTTCATGATTCAGGGCGGAGACCCCGAGGGAACCGGCCGCGGCGGCCCGGGCTACACGTTCGATGACGAGTTCCACGACGAACTCCGTCACGACAGCGCGGGGAAACTCTCGATGGCGAACCGCGGTCCCGACACGAACGGGTCGCAGTTCTTCATCACACTCGGCGCACAACCCCACCTCGACGACCGTCACGCCGTCTTCGGTGAGGTCGTCGAAGGGATGGACGTTGTCGAGGAAATCGGCTCGCTTCCGACCGACCGCAACGACAAGCCGATGAAGGACGTCGAAATCGAGTCTATCGATATCGACCGATAG
- a CDS encoding ferredoxin has protein sequence MSESEESDGPLRPSEVGDEANAPPVDEKPYKIIFEANKCFGAGKCAEVADNWEMDIASGLARPKSYYFDEDELEENVRAAEVCPAKKDRGVIHVIDRRADEEISPDPNGDGTLSVDW, from the coding sequence ATGAGCGAGTCCGAGGAATCGGACGGGCCACTCCGTCCGAGTGAGGTGGGCGATGAGGCGAACGCGCCGCCCGTAGATGAGAAGCCGTACAAAATCATCTTCGAGGCGAACAAGTGCTTCGGCGCGGGCAAGTGCGCCGAGGTCGCGGACAACTGGGAGATGGATATCGCCTCGGGGTTGGCGCGGCCGAAATCGTACTACTTCGACGAAGACGAGTTAGAAGAGAACGTACGCGCCGCCGAGGTGTGTCCGGCGAAGAAGGACAGAGGCGTCATCCACGTCATCGACAGACGCGCCGACGAGGAAATCTCCCCCGATCCGAACGGCGACGGGACGCTCAGCGTCGATTGGTAG
- a CDS encoding succinylglutamate desuccinylase/aspartoacylase family protein → MHTAKTLTLARLPSGMPVETTVHTYGDGTGPTVYVQAAQHGREINGTEVIRRIHERLDSDDLSGTLVTVPVADPLTFDRVSYTTPESLDAVHSNMNRVWPGDEEGSLHERMAAALWEYAGEADYIVDLHTGSPEMLTHTVYLDGDDDCRRLAEAFGTELLLAEAAGDDADTEWSERNFGGKLRVAATRAGIPSITPELAHNKQLVEPAIETGVRGVFNVLREVEMLSGDPEIPAEQTTARNHLGRVSAAESGLFHPGPDAELGRQVEEGDHLGRVYHPTTYEVLQEATADRAGVIYSVCREATVTAGQTLVGVAMPADDEEPDH, encoded by the coding sequence ATGCACACCGCCAAGACACTCACACTCGCGCGCTTGCCCTCCGGCATGCCTGTCGAGACCACGGTCCACACGTACGGAGACGGTACTGGTCCTACAGTCTACGTACAAGCCGCACAACACGGCCGCGAAATAAACGGGACCGAGGTCATCCGTCGGATCCACGAACGACTGGACTCCGACGACCTGTCGGGGACGCTCGTCACTGTTCCTGTCGCCGACCCGCTCACCTTCGACCGCGTTTCGTACACGACGCCCGAATCGCTCGATGCGGTCCACTCGAACATGAACCGCGTCTGGCCGGGCGACGAGGAGGGGTCGTTACACGAGCGAATGGCCGCGGCTCTCTGGGAGTACGCGGGCGAGGCCGACTATATTGTAGACCTCCATACCGGCAGTCCGGAGATGCTGACGCACACCGTCTACCTCGACGGCGACGACGACTGTCGCCGCCTCGCGGAGGCGTTTGGGACGGAACTTCTTCTCGCGGAGGCGGCAGGGGACGACGCGGACACCGAGTGGTCCGAGCGCAACTTCGGTGGGAAGCTCCGTGTCGCCGCCACACGAGCGGGAATTCCGTCTATCACGCCCGAACTCGCGCATAACAAGCAGTTGGTCGAACCGGCCATCGAGACGGGTGTTCGCGGCGTGTTCAACGTCCTCCGCGAAGTCGAGATGCTCTCGGGCGACCCCGAGATCCCGGCCGAACAGACGACAGCGCGGAACCACCTCGGCCGCGTCAGCGCGGCCGAATCCGGTCTCTTTCATCCGGGACCGGACGCCGAACTCGGCCGCCAGGTCGAGGAAGGAGACCACCTCGGGCGCGTCTACCACCCGACGACGTACGAGGTGTTGCAGGAGGCGACCGCCGACCGGGCGGGCGTCATTTACTCGGTCTGCCGTGAGGCGACGGTGACTGCGGGACAGACCCTCGTCGGCGTGGCGATGCCCGCGGACGACGAGGAACCCGATCACTGA
- a CDS encoding anthranilate phosphoribosyltransferase gives MAQAPESPEFGEWPLKRLMTEVVGTGVKSAEDMTREQATEAMQRILAGEPDHTTLGAFWLANRWKHNNAEELAAYTDVMCEHVEYAEPDADPVDCGANYDGKGKTAILGAAAGIVAAGAGTPVVAHSGDRVPTQKQDAYKHVLDELGIRTELSPEESADQVDETGFGFYYQPAFNPVIHDLWERRDQMGVRTFVNTIETIANPAKADVHLGSFYHLAFAKKVVDTFEQSEQLSPRRVVMFQGMEGYDDIRPGYTKVGESTDGEFTDFEIETAEYGMDFETEDLEVDPDDVADDSAEITESVITGDRDDHFADAIELNAAFRIYAREDAETLEEGLEMARESIESGAAEAVLEDLREF, from the coding sequence ATGGCACAAGCGCCGGAATCTCCGGAGTTCGGGGAGTGGCCGTTGAAGCGACTCATGACCGAGGTGGTCGGGACGGGCGTGAAGTCCGCCGAGGACATGACGCGCGAGCAGGCGACGGAGGCGATGCAACGAATCCTCGCCGGAGAACCCGACCACACGACGCTGGGCGCGTTCTGGCTGGCGAACCGGTGGAAGCACAACAACGCCGAGGAACTCGCTGCCTACACCGACGTGATGTGCGAACACGTCGAGTATGCCGAACCCGACGCCGACCCCGTAGACTGCGGAGCCAACTACGACGGCAAAGGGAAGACGGCTATCTTGGGTGCCGCCGCGGGCATCGTCGCCGCGGGTGCGGGCACGCCGGTCGTCGCCCACTCGGGTGACCGAGTGCCGACGCAGAAACAGGACGCCTACAAGCACGTCCTTGACGAACTTGGTATCCGAACGGAACTCTCGCCGGAAGAGAGCGCCGACCAAGTGGACGAGACCGGATTCGGCTTCTACTACCAACCCGCGTTCAATCCCGTGATTCACGACCTGTGGGAGCGCCGCGACCAGATGGGCGTGCGCACGTTCGTCAACACCATCGAAACCATCGCTAACCCCGCAAAGGCGGACGTTCACCTCGGCAGCTTCTACCACCTCGCGTTCGCCAAGAAAGTCGTCGATACGTTCGAGCAGTCCGAGCAACTCAGCCCGCGCCGCGTCGTCATGTTCCAAGGAATGGAAGGCTACGACGACATCCGTCCCGGCTACACGAAAGTCGGAGAGTCCACCGACGGCGAGTTCACCGACTTCGAGATCGAGACGGCCGAGTACGGGATGGACTTCGAGACCGAAGACCTCGAAGTAGACCCCGACGACGTCGCAGACGACTCCGCGGAGATCACCGAGAGCGTCATCACGGGCGACAGAGACGACCACTTCGCCGACGCAATCGAACTTAACGCGGCGTTCCGTATCTACGCCCGCGAGGACGCGGAAACGCTCGAAGAAGGGCTGGAAATGGCCCGCGAGAGCATCGAGTCGGGCGCCGCCGAAGCGGTTCTCGAAGACCTCCGCGAGTTCTGA
- a CDS encoding Rieske (2Fe-2S) protein, with protein MGSIDRFRETVPLAELEREGRVQTSVDGRALALFHHEGEIRVVDNRCPHMGFPLSEGSVEDGVLTCHWHHARFELSCGDTFDPWADDVQTFPVEIRDGSVYVDPHPEPDEPPAEHWMRRLEDGLEQNLRLVVAKSAIGLADAGVSSDAVVERGVRFGSRYRESGWGPGLTILAAMRNVLPDLADDDRKRALYQGLVHVAGDCADAPPRFDQEPFDTEDVSFERLKAWFRENIKVRDADGAERVLRTAIANGADDAHLAEMLVAAATDHRYLNTGHTLDFVNKACEVLDHVGWDHGDAVLPSLIEGMATATRAEERSSWRQPVDLAAMVSETFADLDSLVESGAGTEWSPPASFTETLLSDDPEIVVAALEDAIREGASVEALAREVAFAAGTRVAQFATVNEFSDWNTVHHTFTYANAVHQLARRTGARELYRGVFDAAINVYLDRFLNTPPAPLPRPASSTETDLSVHLDELLDSFDVEGEVDEAGRRAAHYLDCGGDVSLLRERLAESLLREDAGFHTYQALEAGFTQAELRDSPEEVRTLLVAVARYLSAHFPTRREREQTFTIAARLHRGEKIHEEGQ; from the coding sequence ATGGGTTCGATAGATAGATTCCGCGAAACCGTGCCGCTGGCGGAACTCGAACGCGAAGGTCGCGTACAGACGAGCGTCGATGGACGCGCACTGGCGCTCTTTCATCACGAAGGCGAGATTCGCGTCGTTGACAACCGTTGTCCGCATATGGGATTCCCACTCTCGGAGGGAAGCGTCGAGGACGGCGTGCTGACCTGTCACTGGCATCACGCACGTTTTGAGCTCTCCTGTGGCGACACGTTCGATCCGTGGGCCGACGACGTGCAGACGTTCCCTGTCGAGATTCGTGACGGATCCGTCTACGTTGACCCACACCCTGAACCGGACGAACCGCCCGCGGAACACTGGATGCGGCGACTCGAAGACGGACTCGAACAGAACCTTCGTCTCGTCGTCGCCAAATCCGCAATCGGCCTCGCGGACGCCGGAGTGTCGTCGGATGCGGTGGTCGAACGCGGCGTTCGGTTCGGTTCGCGCTACCGCGAGAGCGGATGGGGGCCGGGTCTGACTATTCTCGCCGCGATGCGGAACGTCCTCCCTGATCTCGCAGACGATGACCGCAAACGAGCGTTGTATCAGGGTCTCGTCCACGTCGCCGGTGACTGTGCCGATGCACCACCGCGATTCGACCAGGAGCCGTTTGACACCGAGGACGTGTCCTTCGAACGCCTGAAGGCGTGGTTCCGCGAGAATATCAAAGTCCGCGACGCCGACGGTGCCGAACGCGTGCTCCGAACCGCAATCGCCAACGGTGCCGACGATGCCCACCTCGCCGAGATGTTGGTCGCGGCGGCGACGGATCACCGCTATCTGAACACCGGGCACACGCTAGACTTCGTCAACAAAGCCTGCGAAGTACTCGACCACGTCGGTTGGGACCATGGGGACGCTGTTCTGCCGAGTCTTATCGAGGGGATGGCGACCGCCACCCGCGCCGAGGAGCGGTCATCGTGGCGGCAACCCGTAGACCTCGCCGCGATGGTTTCAGAGACGTTTGCGGACCTCGACTCGCTGGTCGAATCGGGAGCGGGAACGGAGTGGTCGCCGCCTGCGTCGTTCACTGAAACGTTGCTGTCTGACGACCCTGAGATAGTCGTCGCAGCGCTTGAAGATGCGATTCGTGAGGGTGCGTCGGTCGAAGCGCTCGCCCGCGAGGTAGCGTTCGCCGCTGGGACGCGCGTCGCACAGTTCGCCACCGTCAACGAGTTCTCGGACTGGAACACCGTCCACCACACGTTCACCTACGCGAACGCTGTCCACCAGCTAGCTCGCAGAACCGGCGCTCGAGAACTCTACCGCGGCGTATTCGACGCCGCGATCAACGTCTACCTCGACCGCTTCTTGAACACCCCACCCGCGCCACTCCCGCGCCCGGCATCGTCCACAGAGACCGATCTGTCGGTCCACCTCGACGAACTCCTCGACTCGTTCGACGTGGAAGGCGAGGTGGACGAGGCAGGCAGGCGCGCCGCCCACTACCTCGACTGCGGTGGCGACGTGAGTCTCCTGCGTGAACGACTCGCTGAATCGCTTCTTCGTGAAGACGCTGGGTTCCACACGTACCAAGCGCTGGAAGCCGGATTCACGCAGGCCGAACTCCGCGATAGCCCCGAGGAAGTCAGGACACTTCTTGTCGCTGTCGCGCGCTATCTCTCTGCGCACTTCCCGACGCGCCGCGAACGCGAGCAGACGTTCACTATCGCGGCGCGACTCCACCGCGGCGAGAAGATTCACGAGGAGGGACAGTAA
- a CDS encoding CehA/McbA family metallohydrolase — protein MIRRFFADERERTSVSLTVRIDPHVHSDASYDAHDPVELILEQAAEIGLDAVVITDHDVIHESVRAAELAPMYGLVGIPGVEVSTADGHLLALGVREMPPRRAPMKETIEWVRDRGGVAIIPHPFQRSRHGIRKKRLQGVEPDAIEVYNSWLFTGWKNRRARRFARSGGYPGVAGSDAHKVGYVGRAYTEIDIPDVQRVGLTADVILDAIRDGATRVEGRRTPIPTSARHYAGAGLRKSGYFAKLGVRKSGSVAKTGVVQAARTLYRVSPFSR, from the coding sequence ATGATCCGACGATTTTTTGCTGACGAACGCGAAAGAACGTCCGTGTCTCTTACCGTCCGCATTGATCCCCACGTTCACTCCGACGCGTCGTACGACGCACACGATCCCGTGGAGCTGATATTGGAACAGGCCGCCGAAATCGGCCTCGATGCCGTCGTCATCACCGACCACGATGTCATCCACGAGTCGGTTCGTGCGGCGGAACTGGCCCCCATGTACGGACTCGTCGGCATCCCCGGCGTGGAAGTTTCGACGGCGGACGGCCACCTCCTCGCCCTCGGCGTCCGCGAGATGCCGCCACGCCGCGCTCCGATGAAAGAAACGATTGAGTGGGTACGCGACCGCGGTGGCGTCGCCATCATCCCGCATCCCTTCCAGCGGAGTCGCCACGGAATCCGGAAAAAACGGCTTCAGGGTGTCGAACCCGACGCCATCGAGGTGTACAACTCGTGGCTATTCACCGGCTGGAAGAACCGCCGCGCCCGCCGGTTCGCCCGGAGCGGTGGATATCCGGGCGTCGCCGGAAGCGACGCACACAAAGTCGGGTACGTCGGCCGTGCGTACACCGAAATCGACATTCCCGACGTACAGCGCGTTGGACTCACCGCCGACGTAATTCTCGATGCCATCCGCGACGGCGCGACACGCGTCGAAGGCCGCCGGACGCCTATCCCGACCAGTGCGCGCCACTACGCGGGTGCAGGGCTCAGGAAGAGCGGCTACTTCGCTAAACTAGGCGTCAGAAAGAGCGGCTCCGTCGCCAAGACGGGCGTTGTACAGGCCGCACGGACGCTCTACCGCGTCTCGCCGTTCTCGCGGTGA
- a CDS encoding ABC transporter substrate-binding protein, translating into MTAEKRSPSRRRVLQAIGATGVAGLAGCTASSGGDGTDAVDEGDAAASNSSGKTFYFAQAKSPLNFDPLKANDIPSLQVVERLFDSLYTYEQGTTLTPQLANGDPEVSKSGQRYVVSLKDGITFHNGDPITAEDVKYSYLAPAREETENGSEFTMIDTISIVDDKTVQFDLKYPFGPFKHSLAWSPVPKSVREADKKAFNTSNPVGSGPFEFDEWQQGSFVRMQRHDDYWGENGSNIETLVFTPVKEPTTRITTLRNGENHAVQTVPPKLYSTVEGIEEASVTEQTGLGYFYLAFNCNEGPTTDKKVREAIDYAISLDEAVNRYVEPAGTRMTSPLPQTLIDSWGFPGEKWDQIPHEKDQEMARQLLDEAGVSKDYDWTIIVPPDKKREQIGISVSNALKSLGFSNASVQRLDWGAFLDKYATGKESDYNMYALGWLDEVDPDGYLYYLFHESEEASTNGCYYRNDEVMSQLDAARRSPDREERKRLYTEAITTLLEDRAHLPVYNLKNSFGVRTEVEGFRPHTVSGINPRMTGPLGSVTLNN; encoded by the coding sequence ATGACCGCTGAGAAACGCAGTCCGTCCAGACGACGAGTACTCCAAGCTATCGGTGCAACCGGCGTCGCGGGACTCGCCGGATGCACCGCTAGCAGCGGGGGCGACGGGACGGACGCGGTAGATGAGGGGGACGCGGCGGCGTCCAATTCGAGCGGAAAGACGTTCTATTTCGCCCAAGCGAAGTCACCGCTCAATTTCGATCCGCTGAAGGCGAACGATATTCCATCTCTCCAAGTTGTCGAACGCCTTTTCGATTCGCTCTACACCTACGAGCAGGGGACGACGTTGACACCGCAACTAGCAAACGGCGATCCCGAGGTCAGCAAATCGGGGCAACGGTACGTCGTCTCGCTGAAAGACGGCATCACGTTCCACAACGGCGACCCGATCACCGCCGAGGACGTGAAGTACTCCTACCTCGCGCCGGCCCGCGAGGAGACGGAAAACGGCTCGGAGTTCACGATGATCGATACAATCTCCATCGTGGACGACAAGACGGTGCAGTTCGATCTCAAATACCCGTTCGGGCCGTTTAAACACTCCCTCGCGTGGTCGCCCGTGCCGAAGTCCGTTCGTGAGGCGGATAAAAAGGCATTCAACACCTCGAACCCCGTCGGAAGCGGTCCCTTCGAGTTCGACGAGTGGCAGCAGGGCAGTTTCGTCCGCATGCAACGACACGACGACTACTGGGGCGAGAACGGATCGAATATCGAGACGCTCGTATTTACGCCGGTCAAGGAGCCGACGACCCGCATCACGACGCTCCGAAACGGCGAGAATCACGCCGTGCAGACGGTCCCGCCGAAGCTGTACTCTACCGTCGAGGGAATCGAAGAAGCAAGCGTCACAGAGCAAACCGGGCTTGGATACTTCTATCTCGCATTCAACTGTAACGAGGGGCCGACGACGGACAAGAAAGTTCGTGAGGCAATCGACTACGCTATCTCGCTAGACGAGGCGGTAAATCGGTACGTCGAACCCGCTGGCACCCGAATGACGAGTCCGCTCCCGCAGACTCTCATCGATTCGTGGGGCTTCCCCGGGGAGAAGTGGGACCAGATTCCGCACGAGAAAGATCAGGAGATGGCTCGACAACTGCTTGACGAAGCGGGTGTCTCCAAAGACTACGACTGGACGATCATCGTCCCGCCGGACAAAAAGCGCGAGCAGATCGGTATCAGCGTCTCGAACGCCCTCAAGAGTCTCGGCTTCTCGAACGCCTCGGTTCAACGACTCGACTGGGGTGCGTTCCTCGACAAATACGCCACCGGCAAGGAGTCGGACTACAATATGTACGCGCTCGGGTGGTTGGATGAAGTGGATCCCGACGGATATCTCTACTATCTGTTCCACGAGTCCGAGGAAGCTTCGACCAACGGCTGTTACTACCGGAACGACGAGGTCATGTCCCAACTCGATGCAGCACGTCGGTCACCGGACCGCGAGGAGCGCAAACGGTTGTACACCGAGGCGATCACGACGCTTCTCGAAGACCGTGCGCATCTTCCGGTATACAACCTCAAGAACAGTTTCGGCGTCCGGACCGAAGTTGAGGGGTTCCGCCCCCACACCGTCTCGGGTATCAACCCGCGCATGACCGGTCCCCTCGGGTCGGTCACGCTGAACAACTGA
- a CDS encoding amidohydrolase, translating into MTKFADETLTEIRRDLHRHPEEGWKEFRTTALVAEELDERGFDLALGSDAVTVEERLGVPAADEIAAARERAKREGAPEEYLDRIGDVTGLVAEKRYGDGPTIGVRVDMDALARSEASDDDHRPAREGFASTHPNEMHACGHDGHTAVGIGIARAFDAEGFDGTLKLFFQPAEEGGRGGKPMSETTHVDDVDALLALHLGLDEETGTVVGGYDRPLSNAKLDVTFEGEPAHAGGAPNEGRNALQAMTTAIQNLYAIPRHADGKTRINVGQVHADNAQNVICEEAQMRVEVRGEDADLNDYMMQKAERVVEHAAGMHDVAYETSLYGMTTTFENDGFVVETVMDAAETVEGVTQICGRSPFGGSEDASFLIRRVQENGGVASYIGIGASNPAGHHTAYFDIDEAALDIAVGVVEEAVRRLAVRL; encoded by the coding sequence ATGACGAAGTTTGCGGACGAGACGCTCACGGAGATTCGCCGTGACCTTCACCGACACCCCGAGGAAGGGTGGAAAGAGTTCCGAACGACCGCACTCGTCGCCGAGGAACTGGACGAACGCGGGTTCGACCTCGCTCTCGGGAGCGACGCGGTGACCGTCGAGGAACGACTCGGCGTCCCCGCCGCCGACGAGATAGCCGCGGCACGCGAACGTGCAAAACGAGAGGGCGCGCCCGAGGAGTATCTGGACCGAATCGGTGATGTGACCGGCCTCGTCGCCGAGAAGCGATACGGCGACGGGCCGACAATCGGCGTCCGCGTGGACATGGACGCCCTCGCTCGGTCAGAGGCCTCCGACGACGACCACCGACCCGCACGAGAAGGATTCGCCAGCACACACCCGAACGAGATGCACGCCTGCGGACACGACGGCCACACCGCTGTCGGCATCGGCATCGCCCGCGCGTTCGACGCCGAGGGCTTCGACGGGACGCTCAAACTGTTCTTCCAACCGGCCGAAGAGGGCGGCCGCGGCGGCAAGCCGATGAGCGAGACGACTCACGTGGACGACGTTGACGCGCTCCTCGCTCTGCATCTCGGATTAGACGAGGAGACTGGGACCGTCGTGGGCGGCTACGACCGCCCGCTCTCGAACGCCAAGTTGGACGTGACGTTCGAGGGAGAACCCGCCCATGCGGGTGGCGCGCCGAACGAGGGGCGAAACGCCCTGCAAGCGATGACGACAGCCATCCAGAATCTCTACGCCATCCCACGACACGCAGACGGGAAGACGCGAATCAACGTCGGGCAGGTCCACGCCGACAACGCGCAGAACGTCATCTGCGAGGAGGCACAGATGCGCGTCGAAGTGCGCGGCGAGGACGCCGACCTGAACGACTACATGATGCAGAAGGCCGAACGCGTCGTCGAACACGCCGCTGGGATGCACGACGTGGCGTACGAGACGAGTCTATACGGCATGACGACGACGTTCGAAAACGACGGGTTCGTCGTCGAGACGGTGATGGACGCCGCGGAGACGGTCGAGGGAGTAACGCAAATCTGCGGGCGGAGTCCGTTCGGCGGGAGCGAAGACGCCTCGTTTCTCATCCGCCGAGTGCAGGAGAACGGTGGCGTCGCCTCGTATATCGGAATCGGCGCGAGCAACCCCGCAGGACACCACACCGCGTACTTCGACATCGACGAGGCGGCGTTGGACATCGCCGTCGGCGTCGTCGAGGAGGCCGTGCGGCGGTTAGCAGTTCGACTCTGA
- the ahbB gene encoding siroheme decarboxylase subunit beta has protein sequence MSALADDWRADLDEVDATLIDEYQSGFPVVERPFDVLGEVLGVSEDEALARVRSLREKGIFRRFGAVLNPPVIGSSTLAAVSAPEDRFEEVAEVINGYRQVNHNYRRDHEWNMWFVVTAASRKKRDEILAEIEEQTGLTVLNLPMLTDYYIDLEFPVMNDDRFARESLSETAVNATRISEEATGNLSSLDAAVLVEIQDGFPLSATPYRDVADAVDADVDDVLAAIQRLLDDGCIKRIGCIVNHVITGFDANCMVVWDVPDDELDVRGEDVGRLPYVTLCYHRPRRPEQDWQYSLFTMIHGREADAVDEKIDELAAEHLPFDHERLYSTETLKQTGAQYEELVGSEE, from the coding sequence ATGAGCGCACTCGCGGACGACTGGCGCGCCGATTTGGACGAGGTGGACGCGACCCTCATCGACGAGTACCAGAGCGGATTTCCGGTCGTCGAACGTCCGTTCGACGTTCTCGGCGAAGTACTCGGCGTCTCCGAAGATGAGGCGCTTGCCCGTGTCCGTTCTCTCCGCGAGAAGGGCATCTTCCGCCGCTTCGGTGCCGTGTTGAATCCGCCAGTCATCGGTAGCTCGACGCTCGCCGCCGTCTCCGCACCCGAGGACCGCTTTGAGGAGGTGGCAGAGGTGATAAACGGCTACCGACAAGTGAACCACAACTACCGCCGCGACCACGAGTGGAATATGTGGTTCGTCGTTACCGCCGCCTCCCGCAAGAAGCGCGACGAGATTCTGGCAGAGATCGAAGAGCAGACCGGTCTCACCGTACTCAACCTCCCGATGCTCACGGACTACTACATCGATCTCGAATTTCCGGTGATGAACGACGACCGGTTCGCCCGCGAGAGTCTCTCGGAGACGGCGGTGAACGCCACGCGCATCTCCGAGGAGGCGACAGGCAACCTGTCCTCGCTTGACGCCGCTGTCCTCGTGGAGATTCAGGACGGATTTCCGCTTTCTGCGACACCGTACCGCGACGTGGCCGACGCGGTCGATGCCGACGTAGACGACGTACTCGCCGCCATTCAGCGACTCCTCGACGACGGGTGTATCAAACGCATCGGTTGCATCGTCAACCACGTAATCACCGGTTTCGACGCCAACTGTATGGTCGTCTGGGACGTGCCCGACGACGAACTCGATGTCCGCGGTGAGGATGTGGGCCGACTGCCGTACGTCACGCTTTGTTATCACCGACCCCGCCGTCCCGAACAGGACTGGCAGTACAGCCTGTTCACGATGATCCACGGCCGTGAAGCCGACGCCGTGGACGAGAAGATAGACGAACTGGCGGCCGAGCATCTCCCGTTCGACCACGAACGCCTGTACTCGACGGAGACGCTGAAACAGACGGGCGCACAGTACGAGGAACTGGTCGGCTCCGAGGAGTGA